The following coding sequences lie in one Sorghum bicolor cultivar BTx623 chromosome 6, Sorghum_bicolor_NCBIv3, whole genome shotgun sequence genomic window:
- the LOC110436477 gene encoding anthocyanin regulatory Lc protein-like, with the protein MLTWTDGFYNGEVKTRKISNSVKLTADQLVMQRSEQLRQLYEALLSGECDRRAAPARPVGSLSPEDLGDTEWYYVICMTYAFRPGQGLPGRSFASNEHVWLRNAHLADSKAFPRALLAKSIAIFVESS; encoded by the exons ATGCTGACGTGGACGGATGGGTTCTACAACGGCGAGGTAAAGACGAGGAAGATCTCCAACTCTGTGAAGCTGACAGCTGACCAGCTCGTCATGCAGAGGAGCGAACAGCTCCGGCAGCTGTACGAGGCCCTCCTCTCCGGCGAGTGCGACCGTCGCGCAGCGCCGGCACGGCCGGTCGGCTCGCTGTCGCCGGAGGACCTCGGTGACACCGAGTGGTACTACGTGATCTGCATGACCTACGCCTTCCGGCCTGGCCAAGG GTTGCCGGGCAGGAGTTTTGCGAGCAACGAGCATGTCTGGCTGCGCAACGCGCACCTCGCCGACAGCAAAGCCTTCCCCCGCGCGCTCCTGGCCAAG TCGATTGCGATCTTTGTTGAATCATCATGA
- the LOC8073018 gene encoding anthocyanin regulatory R-S protein — protein sequence MVKQSASIQLIVCIPVMGGVLELGTTNRVPEDPGLVSRATAAFWESQCPTYSEEPSSNPSANEAGETADIVVFEDLGHNAMVETMTATGGHGQELGEAEGLSNASLEHMTKEMDEFYSLFEEMDVQPLPLEDSWIMLDGSNNFEVPSPPLGARATTNNVADTSSAPVDGSRATCFMPWTTRPSRSYSDEAAAVPAVEEPQKLLKKVVSGGRAWANCGVGGTVRTAQESGIKNHVMSERKRREKLNEMFLILKLLVPSIQKVDKVSILAETIAYLKELQRKVQELKSSRELLSRPSETTARPTKPCGIGSESVRKKLSAGSKRKSPDFSGDVEKEHPWVLPKDGTSNVTVAVSDRDVLLEVQCRWEELLMTRVFDSIKGLHLDVLSVQASAPDGFMGLKIRAKYAGSSAVVPWMISEALRKAIGKR from the exons ATGGTCAAGCAGAGCGCGTCCATTCAG TTAATCGTCTGCATCCCGGTTATGGGTGGTGTGCTTGAGCTGGGTACAACTAATAGG GTGCCGGAGGACCCAGGCTTGGTCAGCCGAGCAACCGCAGCTTTCTGGGAGTCGCAATGTCCGACATACTCTGAAGAGCCGAGCTCCAACCCGTCAGCAAACGAAGCCGGCGAGACCGCAGACATTGTTGTGTTCGAGGACCTCGGTCACAATGCCATGGTGGAGACGATGACTGCCACAGGGGGACATGGACAGGAGCTAGGAGAAGCTGAGGGCCTGTCAAATGCAAGCCTGGAGCACATGACGAAGGAGATGGACGAGTTCTACAGCCTCTTCGAGGAAATGGACGTGCAGCCACTACCACTAGAGGATAGCTGGATCATGCTGGACGGGTCTAATAATTTCGAAGTCCCCTCACCGCCCCTGGGGGCTAGGGCTACTACTAACAACGTTGCCGACACCTCAAGCGCACCAGTTGACGGCTCTCGCGCGACCTGTTTCATGCCTTGGACGACGAGGCCCTCGCGGTCCTACTCCGATGAAGCGGCGGCAGTACCGGCCGTCGAAGAGCCGCAGAAATTGCTGAAGAAAGTGGTGAGCGGCGGCAGAGCTTGGGCGAACTGTGGTGTCGGGGGCACGGTACGAACAGCCCAGGAAAGTGGCATCAAGAATCACGTCATGTCAGAGCGAAAGCGCCGGGAGAAGCTCAACGAGATGTTCCTCATTCTCAAGTTGTTGGTTCCGTCCATTCAGAAG GTGGACAAAGTGTCGATCCTCGCCGAAACGATAGCCTACCTCAAGGAGCTTCAgcgaaaggtacaagagctaaaATCCAGTAGGGAACTTCTATCGCGCCCATCAGAAACAACAGCAAGGCCTACAAAGCCCTGTGGCATTGGTAGTGAGAGTGTCAGGAAGAAACTCTCTGCGGGCTCCAAGAGGAAGAGCCCAGACTTCAGCGGTGACGTGGAGAAGGAGCACCCCTGGGTCCTGCCCAAGGACGGCACCAGCAACGTCACCGTCGCCGTCTCGGACAGGGACGTGCTCCTGGAGGTGCAATGCCGGTGGGAGGAGCTCCTGATGACACGAGTGTTTGACTCCATCAAGGGCCTGCATTTGGACGTTCTCTCGGTTCAGGCTTCGGCACCAGATGGCTTTATGGGGCTTAAGATACGAGCTAAG tatgcAGGCTCCAGTGCCGTCGTGCCTTGGATGATCAGCGAGGCTCTTCGTAAAGCTATAGGGAagcgatga